A section of the Quatrionicoccus australiensis genome encodes:
- a CDS encoding ribonucleoside-diphosphate reductase subunit alpha codes for MQSNVQSLSAANQFAVAALQVIRRNGALVAFDPDKIAVALSKAFLAVEGSQSSVSSRIRELVARLTQTVVNSLTRRSPDGGTVHIEDIQDQVELALMRAGEHDVARAYVLYRERRAAERAASQLEEVSVAELHVLDDGVRKPLDRSLLLKNCEAACAGLGDVVSARAIFDSALKNLYDGVPLADVYQALILAARTLIEREPAYNQVTARLLLASLGREVLGRPVTLDELAAVNGEYLPVFIKQGIAAELLDPRLATYDLPRLAAALKPERDLQFGYLGLQTLYDRYFLHIEGRRIELPQIFFMRVAMGLALNEIDREARAIEFYDLISSFDFMCSTPTLFNSGTLHSQLSSCYLTTVADDLEGIYQSIKENALLQKYAGGLGNDWTPVRSLGSRIKGTNGQSQGVIPFLKVVNDTAVAVNQGGKRKGAVCAYLETWHLDIEEFLDLRKNTGDERRRTHDMNTANWIPDLFMRRVMENAEWTLFSPVDVPDLHELCGAEFEVAYLGYEAQAASGQLKLHKRIPAVQLWRKMLTMLFETGHPWITFKDACNLRSPQQHVGVVHSSNLCTEITLNTSDSETAVCNLGSVNLLAHLKDGQLDQAKLARTINTALRMLDNVVDINFYATPKARNANLRHRPVGLGIMGFADCLYEIGLPYASTAAVEFADQTMEAVCYHAYSASSELARERGRYSSFTGSLWDQGILPLDSIRLLEAGRGGYLEVNRESSLDWNALKERIARYGMRNSNCVAIAPTATISNIVGVSASIEPTYQNIYVKSNLSGEFTVVNDALVRDLKALDLWDEVMVADLKYFDGSLARIERVPDELKARYATAFEIDPVWLIEAAARRQKWIDQAQSLNLYLALPSGKKLDEIYKLAWTRGLKTTYYLRTLGASQAEKAGGRDDSVVQEEAPKFCAIDDPTCEACQ; via the coding sequence TTGCAATCCAATGTCCAGTCTCTCTCTGCCGCTAACCAGTTCGCGGTAGCTGCCCTGCAGGTCATCCGCCGCAACGGCGCGCTCGTCGCCTTCGATCCCGACAAGATCGCCGTTGCGCTGAGCAAGGCTTTTCTCGCCGTCGAAGGCAGCCAGAGTTCGGTGTCCTCGCGCATCCGCGAACTGGTCGCCCGCCTGACCCAGACGGTGGTCAATTCGCTGACCCGGCGCTCGCCGGACGGCGGCACGGTGCATATCGAGGACATCCAGGACCAGGTCGAACTGGCGCTGATGCGCGCCGGCGAACACGACGTGGCGCGCGCTTACGTGCTCTACCGCGAACGCCGCGCCGCCGAGCGGGCGGCCAGCCAGCTCGAGGAGGTCAGCGTTGCCGAACTGCATGTGCTCGACGACGGCGTGCGCAAGCCGCTCGACCGCTCCTTGTTGCTGAAGAATTGCGAAGCCGCCTGTGCCGGTCTGGGTGACGTGGTTTCGGCCCGGGCCATCTTCGACAGCGCCCTGAAGAATCTCTACGACGGCGTGCCGCTGGCCGACGTTTACCAGGCGCTGATCCTTGCCGCGCGCACCTTGATCGAGCGCGAGCCGGCCTACAACCAGGTTACCGCCCGCCTGCTGCTGGCCAGCCTGGGCCGCGAAGTGCTCGGCCGGCCGGTGACGCTGGACGAACTCGCAGCGGTCAACGGCGAATATCTGCCCGTTTTCATCAAGCAGGGCATCGCCGCCGAACTGCTCGATCCGCGCCTTGCCACCTACGATCTGCCGCGCCTTGCTGCCGCGCTGAAACCCGAGCGCGACCTGCAGTTCGGCTACCTCGGCCTGCAGACGCTGTACGACCGTTACTTCCTGCACATCGAAGGGCGGCGCATCGAGTTGCCGCAGATTTTCTTCATGCGTGTCGCGATGGGCCTGGCGCTCAACGAAATCGACCGCGAAGCGCGCGCCATCGAGTTCTACGACCTGATTTCGAGTTTCGATTTCATGTGCTCGACGCCGACGCTGTTCAACAGCGGGACGCTGCATTCGCAACTGTCGTCGTGCTACCTGACGACGGTGGCCGACGATCTCGAAGGCATCTATCAATCGATCAAGGAAAACGCCCTGCTGCAGAAGTACGCCGGCGGCCTCGGCAACGACTGGACGCCGGTGCGTTCGCTGGGCAGCCGGATCAAGGGCACCAACGGCCAGAGCCAGGGCGTGATTCCCTTCCTGAAAGTGGTCAACGACACGGCGGTCGCCGTGAACCAGGGCGGCAAGCGCAAGGGCGCGGTCTGTGCCTATCTCGAGACCTGGCACCTCGACATCGAGGAATTCCTCGATCTGCGCAAGAACACCGGCGACGAGCGCCGCCGCACGCACGACATGAACACCGCCAACTGGATTCCCGATCTGTTCATGCGGCGGGTCATGGAAAATGCCGAGTGGACGCTGTTCTCGCCGGTCGACGTGCCCGATCTGCACGAATTGTGCGGCGCCGAATTCGAGGTCGCCTACCTCGGCTACGAAGCGCAGGCGGCCAGCGGTCAACTCAAGCTGCACAAGAGAATCCCCGCTGTCCAACTGTGGCGCAAGATGCTGACCATGCTCTTCGAAACCGGCCATCCGTGGATCACCTTCAAGGATGCCTGCAACCTGCGCTCGCCGCAGCAGCACGTCGGTGTCGTGCATAGCTCGAATCTGTGTACCGAGATCACGCTGAACACGTCCGACTCGGAAACTGCCGTCTGCAATCTCGGTTCGGTCAATCTGCTGGCGCATCTGAAGGACGGCCAACTCGACCAGGCCAAACTGGCGCGCACGATCAACACCGCGCTGCGCATGCTCGACAACGTGGTCGACATCAACTTCTACGCGACGCCCAAGGCGCGCAACGCCAACCTGCGGCATCGCCCGGTCGGCCTCGGCATCATGGGTTTTGCCGATTGCCTGTACGAAATCGGCCTGCCTTACGCGTCGACCGCTGCGGTGGAGTTCGCCGACCAGACCATGGAAGCCGTCTGCTACCACGCCTACTCGGCATCGAGCGAACTGGCCCGCGAGCGTGGCCGTTATTCGAGCTTCACCGGCAGCCTGTGGGACCAGGGCATTTTGCCGCTTGATTCGATCCGGCTGCTGGAGGCAGGGCGGGGCGGCTATCTCGAGGTAAATCGGGAATCCAGTCTCGACTGGAACGCGCTCAAGGAACGCATCGCCCGTTACGGCATGCGCAATTCCAACTGCGTGGCGATTGCGCCGACCGCGACCATCTCCAATATCGTCGGCGTCTCGGCCAGCATCGAGCCGACCTACCAGAACATCTACGTCAAATCCAACCTCTCCGGCGAGTTCACCGTGGTGAATGACGCGCTGGTTCGCGACCTGAAAGCGCTCGATCTGTGGGACGAAGTGATGGTCGCCGACCTCAAGTATTTCGACGGCTCGCTGGCCCGCATCGAGCGCGTGCCGGACGAACTCAAGGCCCGCTACGCGACGGCCTTCGAGATCGACCCGGTGTGGCTGATCGAAGCGGCAGCGCGCCGGCAGAAATGGATCGACCAGGCGCAATCGCTGAACCTCTATCTGGCGCTGCCTTCCGGCAAGAAACTCGATGAGATCTACAAGCTGGCCTGGACGCGCGGCCTGAAAACCACCTACTACCTGCGCACGCTCGGCGCCAGCCAGGCCGAGAAGGCGGGCGGGCGCGACGACTCCGTGGTGCAGGAAGAGGCGCCTAAGTTCTGTGCGATCGATGATCCGACTTGTGAGGCGTGTCAGTGA
- a CDS encoding PaaI family thioesterase, producing the protein MAHIANPDFKASVAASFAKQNAMQLIRASLPLIEHGRTEIHIPHWAGVEQQHGFVHGGVVGMIADSAAGYAAMTVVPASASVLTVEYKMNLVAPADGETLIARGEVLRPGRTLIVTKAEVYACKDGKETLCAIMQQTIMVMHGKSEK; encoded by the coding sequence ATGGCGCACATTGCCAACCCCGACTTCAAGGCGAGCGTCGCCGCCAGCTTTGCCAAGCAAAACGCGATGCAGCTGATTCGCGCCAGCCTGCCGCTGATCGAACACGGCCGCACGGAAATCCACATCCCGCACTGGGCTGGCGTCGAGCAGCAGCACGGCTTCGTCCATGGCGGCGTGGTCGGCATGATTGCCGACTCGGCAGCGGGCTACGCGGCGATGACCGTGGTACCGGCCAGCGCCTCGGTACTGACCGTCGAATACAAGATGAACCTGGTCGCCCCCGCCGATGGCGAAACCCTCATCGCCCGCGGCGAAGTGCTCCGGCCGGGACGCACGCTGATCGTCACCAAGGCCGAGGTCTATGCCTGCAAGGACGGCAAGGAAACGCTGTGCGCCATCATGCAGCAGACGATCATGGTGATGCACGGCAAGAGCGAGAAGTAA
- a CDS encoding 3'-5' exonuclease family protein translates to MHRKPLAFVDLETTGATAAFDRITEIGIVEVDADGSVREWQQLVNPGVSISPFIEQLTGISNAMVATAPPFEEVAAEALQRLQGRLFIAHNARFDYGFLKTEFKRLGIDFRASVLCTVKLSRALYPEHKRHNLDSLIERHGLQAAARHRALADAQLIHQFWQKIQVDRSGEALTAALDAQNAYPSLPPHLDAAILDELPETPGVYLFYGENNLPLYIGKAKDIRQRVLSHFAADHKSAKETAIAQQVRRIDWMETAGEIGALLKEAALVKEMQPGLNRQLRKNDEVCTWTLIDEGEGWLRPELRSAREIEFNLHTSSYGLFKTKKEARDVLRTLAESHNLCDTLLGLEKGIPGKPCFGQQIRRCKGACVGSEPLAKHSMRLVGALTGLKLLAWPYAGPALIHEGEEAHLIDGWRYLGTVKSESDIDALLAAPRPAFERDTYKILAKYVGKLKPCTRQPR, encoded by the coding sequence ATGCACCGCAAACCCCTCGCCTTCGTCGACCTCGAAACCACCGGTGCCACCGCCGCCTTTGACCGCATCACCGAAATCGGCATCGTCGAGGTCGATGCCGACGGTTCTGTGCGTGAGTGGCAGCAGCTGGTCAATCCGGGCGTATCGATTTCGCCCTTCATCGAGCAGTTGACCGGGATCAGCAATGCGATGGTGGCGACGGCACCGCCGTTCGAGGAAGTCGCTGCCGAAGCGCTGCAACGTCTGCAGGGGCGGCTGTTCATCGCGCACAACGCGCGTTTCGACTATGGCTTCCTGAAAACCGAGTTCAAGCGCCTAGGCATCGATTTCCGCGCTTCCGTGCTGTGCACCGTCAAGCTGTCGCGCGCCTTGTACCCGGAGCACAAGCGGCACAATCTCGATTCGCTGATCGAGCGCCACGGCCTGCAGGCGGCGGCACGCCACCGGGCGCTGGCCGATGCGCAGCTGATCCACCAATTCTGGCAAAAAATCCAGGTCGACCGCAGCGGCGAGGCGCTGACTGCCGCGCTCGACGCGCAGAACGCCTACCCCAGCCTGCCGCCGCATCTCGACGCCGCGATCCTCGACGAACTGCCGGAAACCCCCGGCGTCTACCTGTTCTACGGCGAAAACAACCTGCCGCTCTACATCGGCAAGGCCAAGGACATTCGCCAGCGCGTGCTGTCGCATTTCGCCGCCGACCACAAGTCGGCCAAGGAAACGGCCATTGCGCAGCAGGTTCGGCGCATCGACTGGATGGAAACCGCCGGCGAGATCGGCGCCCTGCTCAAGGAAGCCGCCCTGGTCAAGGAAATGCAGCCCGGCCTCAACCGCCAGCTGCGCAAGAACGACGAGGTGTGCACCTGGACGCTGATCGACGAAGGCGAAGGCTGGCTGCGCCCGGAACTCCGCTCGGCGCGCGAGATCGAGTTCAATCTGCACACGTCGAGCTACGGCCTGTTCAAGACGAAAAAAGAGGCGCGCGACGTGCTGCGCACGCTGGCCGAATCGCACAACCTGTGCGACACCCTGCTCGGCCTGGAAAAGGGCATTCCCGGCAAACCCTGTTTCGGCCAGCAGATCCGGCGCTGCAAGGGGGCCTGCGTCGGCAGCGAGCCGCTCGCCAAACACAGCATGCGTCTGGTCGGCGCCCTGACCGGACTGAAACTGCTCGCCTGGCCTTACGCCGGCCCGGCCCTGATCCACGAGGGCGAAGAAGCCCACCTGATCGACGGCTGGCGCTACCTGGGCACGGTCAAGAGCGAGTCCGACATCGATGCCCTGCTCGCCGCGCCGCGCCCGGCTTTCGAGCGCGACACCTACAAGATCCTCGCCAAGTACGTCGGCAAGCTGAAGCCCTGCACCCGCCAGCCGCGTTAG